One region of Mycolicibacterium rhodesiae NBB3 genomic DNA includes:
- a CDS encoding sugar phosphate isomerase/epimerase family protein yields the protein MKIALDPTPFHHDYELLEFPKLVAGLGYEYLQLTPHRDFIPFFNHPRADDDLVAKFRKACSDTGVGIASVLPVLRWSGPDEDAREAAVRNWKRVVQITVDLGVNVINTEFSGRPEKAEESERAFFRSMEELVPVFEREGIDVRIDPHPDDFVEDGMEALRIIRGVNSPNIGFVFVACHAFHMGGTMTKIIRAAGDRLRLVHVADTMDHHRSHGLRYITNPPGNPVRVHQHLKIGDGDIDWDEFFGGLADIGFYDRDDTVMVSSVFAEDETAREVSRYQLKTMTEFVSRFTER from the coding sequence ATGAAGATCGCACTCGATCCGACACCGTTCCACCACGACTACGAGCTGCTCGAGTTCCCGAAGCTGGTGGCGGGGTTGGGCTATGAGTACCTTCAGCTGACACCGCACCGCGACTTCATCCCGTTCTTCAACCACCCGAGGGCCGACGACGACCTCGTCGCGAAGTTCCGCAAGGCATGTAGCGACACCGGCGTGGGTATCGCCTCGGTGCTTCCGGTGCTGCGGTGGTCGGGACCCGACGAGGACGCCCGCGAGGCCGCGGTGCGCAACTGGAAGCGGGTCGTCCAGATCACCGTCGACCTCGGGGTCAACGTCATCAACACCGAGTTCTCCGGTCGGCCCGAGAAGGCCGAGGAATCGGAGCGCGCGTTCTTCCGGTCGATGGAGGAACTCGTGCCGGTCTTCGAGCGTGAGGGCATCGACGTCCGGATCGACCCGCACCCCGACGATTTCGTCGAGGACGGGATGGAGGCGCTGCGCATCATCCGCGGTGTGAACTCGCCGAACATCGGGTTTGTTTTCGTTGCGTGCCATGCTTTCCACATGGGCGGCACGATGACCAAGATCATCCGCGCCGCGGGTGACCGTCTGCGACTCGTGCACGTCGCCGACACGATGGATCATCACCGCAGCCACGGCCTGCGCTACATCACCAACCCGCCGGGCAATCCGGTCCGGGTGCACCAGCACCTCAAGATCGGTGACGGCGACATCGACTGGGACGAGTTCTTCGGCGGCCTGGCCGACATCGGCTTCTACGACCGCGACGACACCGTCATGGTGTCGTCGGTGTTCGCCGAAGACGAGACCGCCCGAGAGGTTTCGCGCTACCAACTGAAGACCATGACCGAATTTGTCTCGAGATTCACGGAAAGATAG
- a CDS encoding Gfo/Idh/MocA family protein yields the protein MSKTTTGDLRVAVLGVGVMGADHVARLSSRISGAQVVVVNDYVTEKAEQIAAGIDGCRAVVDPLDAIADPDVDAVVLATPGPTHEKQLLACLEHDKSVLCEKPLTTDIETSLAVVKREAELGKRLIQVGFMRRFDHEYARLKALLDGGELGRPLVMHCAHRNPAVPTSFDSAMIVRDSLVHEVDVTRFLFDEEIVSIQIVKPAANPGAPHGLADPQIAIMRTASGKHVDVELFVTTGVAYEVRTEVVAEKGSAMIGLDVGLVRKTAPGIWGGQIAPGFRERFGQAYDTEFQRWVDAVRVGGTTQDYTDGPGAWDGYAAAAVCEAGVASLNSGLPVEVAMVDRASIDGA from the coding sequence ATGTCCAAAACAACTACGGGCGACTTACGTGTGGCCGTGTTGGGTGTCGGTGTGATGGGCGCCGACCACGTCGCCCGACTGAGCAGCAGGATCTCCGGCGCCCAGGTGGTTGTCGTCAACGACTACGTCACCGAGAAGGCCGAACAGATCGCCGCCGGTATCGACGGGTGCCGCGCCGTCGTCGACCCGCTCGACGCCATCGCCGACCCTGACGTCGACGCGGTGGTGCTCGCCACGCCGGGTCCCACCCATGAGAAGCAATTGCTTGCCTGCCTCGAGCACGACAAGTCGGTGTTGTGCGAAAAACCGCTGACCACGGATATCGAGACGTCGTTGGCCGTCGTCAAGCGCGAGGCCGAACTCGGCAAGCGGTTGATCCAGGTCGGGTTCATGCGCAGGTTCGACCACGAGTACGCGAGGTTGAAGGCACTGCTCGACGGCGGCGAACTCGGACGTCCGCTGGTGATGCACTGCGCACACCGCAATCCGGCCGTCCCGACGTCGTTCGACAGCGCGATGATCGTCCGCGACTCGCTGGTGCACGAGGTGGACGTCACTCGGTTCCTGTTCGACGAGGAGATCGTCTCGATCCAGATCGTCAAGCCGGCAGCCAATCCCGGTGCGCCGCATGGTCTCGCCGATCCGCAGATCGCCATCATGCGCACCGCGTCGGGTAAGCACGTCGACGTCGAACTGTTCGTGACCACCGGGGTCGCCTACGAGGTTCGGACCGAGGTCGTGGCCGAGAAGGGCAGCGCGATGATCGGACTCGACGTCGGGCTCGTCCGCAAGACGGCACCGGGTATCTGGGGCGGCCAGATCGCCCCGGGGTTCCGGGAGCGCTTCGGCCAGGCGTACGACACTGAGTTCCAGCGCTGGGTCGACGCTGTGCGAGTCGGGGGTACAACCCAGGATTACACAGACGGCCCGGGCGCGTGGGACGGCTATGCCGCGGCCGCGGTGTGCGAGGCAGGCGTCGCGTCACTGAACAGCGGTCTGCCCGTCGAGGTCGCAATGGTCGACCGCGCCTCGATCGACGGAGCCTGA
- a CDS encoding sugar phosphate isomerase/epimerase family protein, which yields MTLSTSSSKILVGSAPDSWGVWFPNDPGQTPYTRFLDEVAASGYEWIELGPFGYLPTDPQKLSDELATRSLKLSAGTVFEHLHKDDSWDAVWMQIEDVARLTAAVGGKHVVVIPEMWRDPSTGTVLEDRNLTTEQWRKKTDGMNELGKAMFEKYGVRAQYHPHADSHVDTEENVYRFLDGTDSEFVNLCLDTGHISYCGGDNIAIIRRAPERIGYLHLKQVDPEVRAKVEAEDLPFGEAVKLGAMIEPPLGIPEMPPLLAEIERLGIDVFAIVEQDMYPCEVDAPLPIAKRTRSYLGSCGVPSVRFN from the coding sequence ATGACGTTGAGCACCAGCTCAAGCAAGATTCTCGTAGGGTCCGCACCGGACTCGTGGGGCGTGTGGTTCCCCAATGACCCCGGTCAGACGCCGTACACCCGCTTCCTCGACGAGGTCGCCGCGTCGGGTTACGAGTGGATCGAGCTCGGACCGTTCGGCTATCTGCCGACGGACCCGCAGAAGCTCTCCGACGAACTCGCCACGCGCAGTCTCAAGCTGTCGGCGGGCACGGTCTTCGAGCATCTGCACAAGGATGATTCTTGGGACGCGGTGTGGATGCAGATCGAGGACGTCGCACGGCTGACCGCAGCGGTCGGGGGCAAGCACGTGGTCGTCATTCCCGAGATGTGGCGCGATCCGTCGACCGGCACCGTCCTCGAGGACCGCAACCTCACGACCGAACAGTGGCGCAAGAAGACCGACGGCATGAACGAGCTCGGCAAGGCGATGTTCGAGAAGTACGGTGTCCGTGCGCAATACCATCCGCACGCGGACAGCCATGTCGACACCGAGGAGAACGTCTACCGATTCCTCGATGGCACCGACAGTGAGTTCGTCAATCTCTGCCTGGACACCGGGCACATCAGCTACTGCGGCGGTGACAACATCGCGATCATCCGCCGCGCCCCGGAGCGCATCGGCTACCTGCACCTCAAGCAGGTCGATCCGGAGGTTCGGGCGAAGGTCGAGGCCGAGGATCTGCCGTTCGGTGAGGCGGTCAAGCTCGGCGCGATGATCGAACCGCCGCTGGGCATTCCGGAGATGCCGCCGCTGCTCGCCGAGATCGAGCGGCTCGGTATCGATGTGTTCGCGATCGTCGAGCAGGACATGTACCCCTGCGAGGTCGACGCACCGCTGCCCATCGCCAAGCGCACCCGGTCCTATCTGGGTTCGTGCGGCGTCCCGTCCGTTCGTTTCAACTAG